The Eleutherodactylus coqui strain aEleCoq1 chromosome 6, aEleCoq1.hap1, whole genome shotgun sequence genome window below encodes:
- the LOC136631611 gene encoding C2 calcium-dependent domain-containing protein 4D-like, producing MFCSKKKLLPSCPNILTPDKIPSFFIPPKLSALPDGGGHMGKWLQKKPSDVGSKDSSRSLLRSASQQVTQVEDVEPKGQSHHQSMASSILGSPYLSESPHTRRRESLFHQMCHTHGPYDLKPLSPLDPDHILNWKSSSHDLHLQRFPCGILDSDTTSSAESSPFNSPLLNRSLAGSLVIPGPGGHRRAINTLTRANSVSTEEASSADSSPNLPTKENHGRATMVHLVPPSIFQLDFICCQDRLTKETEVVLSKGGLLRLSIEYVKDLGRLKVKLVNAENLYPLYQDPRAISCCVVLYLMPGKLQKQKSTVIRRSRNPIFNENFYFEGVEQEELDNLRLRVKVINQGSGVKLDHVLGSSELWLSAIIPL from the coding sequence ATGTTCTGCTCCAAGAAGAAGCTTCTGCCTTCATGTCCGAATATTCTCACCCCGGATAAAATTCCCAGCTTCTTCATCCCTCCAAAACTGTCGGCGCTGCCGgatggaggaggtcacatgggaaaGTGGCTGCAGAAGAAGCCTTCAGATGTTGGATCCAAAGATTCGTCCAGGTCTTTGCTTCGATCGGCGAGCCAGCAAGTTACCCAGGTTGAGGATGTGGAGCCGAAGGGACAGAGTCACCATCAGTCCATGGCCTCCAGTATTCTGGGCAGCCCGTACCTGTCCGAGAGCCCGCATACACGAAGGAGGGAGTCTCTCTTCCACCAGATGTGCCACACTCATGGTCCTTATGACTTAAAGCCGCTGTCCCCATTAGACCCTGACCATATCCTGAACTGGAAGTCATCATCTCACGATCTGCATCTCCAGAGGTTTCCTTGTGGCATCTTGGATAGCGACACCACATCCTCTGCCGAGTCTTCTCCCTTTAATTCTCCCCTCTTAAATCGCTCCCTGGCAGGAAGTTTGGTCATTCCTGGTCCTGGCGGTCATCGCCGCGCCATCAACACCTTGACTCGTGCCAACTCTGTGTCTACCGAAGAAGCCAGCTCTGCGGACAGCAGCCCAAACCTGCCCACCAAGGAAAACCATGGAAGGGCCACCATGGTGCATCTGGTTCCTCCTTCCATCTTCCAACTGGACTTCATTTGCTGCCAGGACCGTTTGACTAAGGAGACGGAGGTGGTGCTAAGTAAAGGGGGGCTTCTCCGTCTGTCTATAGAGTATGTGAAGGACTTGGGACGTCTGAAGGTTAAGTTGGTCAACGCAGAGAACCTGTACCCTTTGTATCAGGACCCCCGCGCCATCAGTTGTTGTGTGGTGTTATATTTGATGCCAGGAAAGCTGCAGAAACAAAAGAGCACTGTGATCCGCCGGAGCAGAAACCCCATCTTCAACGAGAACTTTTACTTTGAAGGAGTGGAACAAGAGGAATTAGATAATCTTAGACTGAGGGTAAAAGTAATAAACCAAGGGAGCGGAGTGAAGCTTGACCACGTACTGGGGAGCAGTGAACTGTGGCTATCTGCTATTATACCCCTGTGA